Within the Medicago truncatula cultivar Jemalong A17 chromosome 4, MtrunA17r5.0-ANR, whole genome shotgun sequence genome, the region AATAATTATACTGTCAAAACATACTGTACAATAATAGAACCAAAGGTTTCAATGTAACCAACCAAACAGCATAAATAGTATAGTGATATGCTCTCATTTACTCCTATGCCCCCTTGTGATGTGGTTGAATTGAATTGGTTTTTGACTTGGTCCCTATACTCTAACTCTTAACACCACTCACCTGCTTTGTTGTTACAATCCCAATCTCAGGTTGTATTGTTACACTGTTATACTATTGTTAAGAAAGTGACCATCTGGTCACATGATAATTAGCTTAAATTAAATGACCCAAATAGTTTCCACGTGCTTTCTGCAATTCCctattgattaatttatttatttatttatgtttggtgtaaattgattaatttataaTAGTTGTGAAACTCAAACCATCGCACTTTTTctcctcaaaaaagaaaaagaaaaaagaacacaCTTTCTGCAGTTTTATGgtatattattttatgtaaGCATGTGAGGGCTGTTTCATATTCAATTAGTACAGGTCTAGCTAAAATTTGGTATTTTACAGTGTTTCTGTAGGCATGATCTTCAACCTCCAGGGTAAACATAAGTTCCATTACCATGTTACTGACTCAATAAAGGTCACACTGTCTGACCACTAACCACTATTAAAGTACAAAACAATATTTGGATTGAAAATTGTTATTTGAACACCCATAATACTCTATGGGAGAGTAAGAAATATACATTGAATGAGTGTTAGAAAATTAAACATGTTCAAAAATCATTGTTGATTTGAATTAGAACTTGCATTACCTTGTGTTGAGTCAGAAAATAAATTACGTAACATCTACCCTTTAAATTGAAGATATGTCCAAAGTCCTTAAAAAAACTAGCTATAGGACAATACAAAATAACCCTagttaaaatattattcatGCATCTGTAAGTTGTAActttagtaataaaaaaaaaaaaattgcatgaagGGAGGGAGTTGAGGATATTTTTTTGATGCCAGCATTTTTCTAAATCTGAGAAATAGAAAAAGGTCAAATATTATAAGTGGGGGTGGGGTGTGTTCTGTCCTGAACTGAGGGCAGAGTTCTGAGTTCTGAGCCTGAGGCTGGGTGAAGTAAAGGAACAGAAAAAGTAAAATGAGTTAGTAGCAGTAAAAGCTCAAACCCGTACAATCTTACTTCTGAGACAGAGGCATTACCAACTCTCTTCAAATAGTTTCAATATACAAtcaataatactaataataactATTTCCTCTTTTGTCTTTACgaacttttctttttctctctcctttattTTATGGATTTCCGTAAATATGTCAGAGACAAGAAATGCCAGAGATGCAGCAGAAGAGGTGCAGTCATAATAATAAGAGTTCAGAGagaaaatagaaagagaaaaatagcaTTGGCATGCACCACCACTGTAATCACAACCATTAGTTCATATCCATGTACAGAAGATTCTGTAACACTATGGTCCCTCAAATAAATATACCTATTCTAATTCTAGTactctcctcctcctccttttAAGTTTAAAACTCAACTCAActcctctcttctcttctcttctcttctgctcataacaaaacaacaatgatGAATGGAAGAAACAGGTATCCTTTTACTCCAACTCAGTGGCAAGAGCTTGAACATCAAGCTCTTATCTACAAATACATGGCTTCTGGTATTTCCATTCCTCCTGATCTTCTACTCACTATCAAAAGAAGCTACTTAGACTCTTCAAGACTCTCACCTCATCAGTCTCAACACTGTAAGTACTATTCTATCCATATAGTATGCATTATGCACTTGTTTTGtacatatttttgaatgaaatagtTTGTTTGGTGTGGTGCATGCAGTTGGGTGGAACTATTTGCCAATGGGATTAGGAAGAAAAATAGACCCAGAGCCAGGTAGGTGTAGAAGAACAGATGGAAAGAAATGGAGATGTTCAAAAGAAGCATATCCAGATTCAAAGTACTGTGAAAGGCACATGCATAGAGGGAAAAACCGTTCAAGAAAGCCTGTGGAagttttgaaaacaacaaacacaGATGCTCCTGCTGCTACTTCAACAATCTTATCAATTACTAAAAATAGTAGTCTTGATTCTGATCATAACACTGCAGCACTAACATCAACAACCCATGACACTAATTACCATTACCCTCAACACTCTTCTTATGCTTCTTCCCATCTTAACCACTCTTTCCTTTACCATAACCCTCCATCCTCAAGGCCTAACTTCTCATTTCAAGACAATAGTGCTCCCTTGTTTCTTGACAGTAATGGTTCTTCCTCtcacaataacaacaacactgATTGCAGGTTACTAACTTTTCTTTAAACCAACACATATATTTAGGCCAtgtttgaataaacaacttaaacTAATCTTGCTTACATCATAAACACTTatctgttttcataagctatcgtTGAGACCGAGCGGATACTagagaacttataaaaataagtggAAAACAGTTaaaaacatgtcataagttgtttctataagtTTTCTGTAAGTAGAAtagttcaaatagttcaatcCAAAAAGGTTCATGATTGTGCttactttccttttttattaaaatgtttGTGAGAGATTCTTTTCTTGGTGGTGttgttatttttgaaggaacagATATGTTTATGGACTGAAAGAGGAGGTGGATGAACATGCTTTCTTCACTGAACCTTCTGGAACTATAAGAAGTTTATCAGCTTCTTCAATGGATGATTCATGGCAACTCACACCACTCACTATAAGCTCATCTTCCTCTTTTAAACAGAGGAATTGTTCTGGTTTATCAAATGACAATGAGTACTCTTACTTGCAACTTGACAACAACTCAAAACAACCACAGCAAGATCAAGGTTGTTACATCTCAGGTAGTGAAGAAACATTCATGAAACATGGGAAAGAAGAACCTCAGAAGATTTTTCATCGTTTCTTTGATGAATGGCCACCCAAAAGCAGCAGAAACTCATGGCTTGATTTGGATGATAAATCATCCACCACTCAGCTTTCAATCTCCATTCCTACATCTTCTCATGATTTCACAACTTTTAGTTCCACAAACCAACGAGGTAAATGGTTTCTCTTCACTCTATTGTCTTTGAAGCATTGTTACAAACACATCAAcatcgataataatttgagaaaaactTTATTGTCTTTGGAGCTCTGTAGCACTAACATTTCTAGCACTGATAATAATTTTTACCTTTGTCAACGTGGTCGTGTGAGTGTTGCGCCTGGTGTCCGTGTCAATGGTTCATAGCTTTGAAGCATTGTCACAAACACATACACAACACGAATGCATTGACACCAAAAtcatataattgaatgtaaattATCATGGATTAGTGGTTAGTGATTTCTCATTAGCTTGAATTTGGTTTTGCAGATGGTTGAGCTTGGATTTCAATTATGGATGGGTTCCTTTTAATTGAATCTAAGGTCAATAATAATGTAGTACTAGTACTAGACTCTAGTAGTTCATTCATATTTTCTGTAAGGTTTTCTAGTTTCACTTGAATTGTTTTGTTCCCACTTTTTCCCACTACTGTacatgtgttgttgttgaagtggATATGTGTCTCCATGGAGGGATCCAATGTGTAGTTGTGTTGTGTGTGCTGTTTGGTATTTGTTTTACTAAGTTATGTTCTGTTGTTTGTTTCTGCCAAACATGATTTCAGTTTTCAGACTCTACCAGTTATTTGGCCGTGTCTGTTTCAGCTTATATTCAAAGACACATCACACACGTATGTGTTGAGTACATTATTGGATGCTAGCATTATGATGGCCCCTgggattttgtttgtttgtcatATCCTCAACTCCCAAAAGTGCACAGGCTAGACTACATGTCTCTTTGAATTAAAACCAATATAGATTGCATAGTCTTTTATTTGGTTTATTTCATAGATTATATAATATCTAATAAGGGGGTCGTAAtctaacccacttgggttggtacGGTGATATTGACTTGGATCTGGGAGTGTGTTTCTTCCCGATGTCTCAAGTTCGAAAGTTTTGTATATGTTATAATGAAGTGTTGATGATTATTCTACGTATTGAAATagacaaaattaaatatataaaaaagatgTGATTGATATGATTAATGTTTTAAAGTTTTGGGTGATGATGCGGCATGTTGGTCACATGTCTTAACTACTAAGTCATTGTTGTTAAACAATTCGTCGTATAATTAGAGTATTTGACCTTCGGTAGTCACCTCAAAGTATTCACACGACATAGACTCTTTGAAATCACTATGAGACTAATTTTTGAGTTGGTAGTGGAACATCCTCAATCATGTTATCAACTCTCCAAACTTTGTATTGAATTGTTTTATACATTTTATTGGCTCCTATTTTATCGGTACCATGTGCGACTTCACCTGCCAAAGGGACCTTTTGGTAGTCTTGttactaatttgtttttttatttgagtaaACCCTTCGAATCAGTCTCTGACATTTTAAGACACTCTTAAATAGATCATTGATATGGGAGATTAAAGTTAACAATAGATGGTTAATGATATAGACCCAATTGATAGTAAGTCGTTTAAAAAGATCTAATTGACAGTAAGTGAATAAATTTGATGACCAACTTAACAATTTAATAAAGTTGAAGATCTTTTGGAAATATTCATAATCTCGAAGATTTATTAGATAGTACTTTGAtggtttattcttttttattttgttgacaaaCCATTGAAATGTTTGTTCTATGTTAGACAGTTAAACGCCATACATATTTAATGCATGTTTAGGATAGTAATGGTATATTTACCTAGATCACAAATTTGGAGTTTTTGAAAAATCACAATGATTCATCCTAATATCAAACACGCACTTATaccaactatatatatatatgcttcacGGCAACGATTAGTCTAGCCCTCAATACCCTCGatgtttgttttgaattttattattagttttaaaaGAAAGGTTACCTGTTCAGTATACGGTTCTTTAGATTATTATTAGGAAAATGATTGGTAGACCactcataatttcataacatcCATACACCCTCACATATTTGAGAGGAGAGAGATGGATGAAAAGGAAGAGAGACAAAGTGTTTGTGGGGTCTAGGCCACATGTCACATGTTTGTGTAGAGGTTTAAGTGTGTATGCCACCTATGAATGTGCATGTATCACCACtcttattattatatgcagTCGTGCACAACACATGCATAAGGAAAGAGCACTGTAGTATTATCAATAGATAAATACTGTGTGTTTTGTTTGGGagaaactatttatttattacctTATGCAAGGAAAactttgaatgaattgattttgtgtATTATTGGAACGGACACTTAAGCAGTCTATaactaatttaataataattaggagAGATCAATAAAAATCTCTGAAACTACTAAATAAtattttctgaaaaataaaaataaaaacaggaCCATGCATAACGTTAGATATCTTCATTTTATTTGCATTGCTCATGCATCTTATTACATTTAAAT harbors:
- the LOC25494182 gene encoding growth-regulating factor 1 isoform X1, whose amino-acid sequence is MMNGRNRYPFTPTQWQELEHQALIYKYMASGISIPPDLLLTIKRSYLDSSRLSPHQSQHFGWNYLPMGLGRKIDPEPGRCRRTDGKKWRCSKEAYPDSKYCERHMHRGKNRSRKPVEVLKTTNTDAPAATSTILSITKNSSLDSDHNTAALTSTTHDTNYHYPQHSSYASSHLNHSFLYHNPPSSRPNFSFQDNSAPLFLDSNGSSSHNNNNTDCRNRYVYGLKEEVDEHAFFTEPSGTIRSLSASSMDDSWQLTPLTISSSSSFKQRNCSGLSNDNEYSYLQLDNNSKQPQQDQGCYISGSEETFMKHGKEEPQKIFHRFFDEWPPKSSRNSWLDLDDKSSTTQLSISIPTSSHDFTTFSSTNQRDG
- the LOC25494182 gene encoding growth-regulating factor 1 isoform X2, which codes for MMNGRNRYPFTPTQWQELEHQALIYKYMASGISIPPDLLLTIKRSYLDSSRLSPHQSQHFGWNYLPMGLGRKIDPEPGRCRRTDGKKWRCSKEAYPDSKYCERHMHRGKNRSRKPVEVLKTTNTDAPAATSTILSITKNSSLDSDHNTAALTSTTHDTNYHYPQHSSYASSHLNHSFLYHNPPSSRPNFSFQDNSAPLFLDSNGSSSHNNNNTDCRYVYGLKEEVDEHAFFTEPSGTIRSLSASSMDDSWQLTPLTISSSSSFKQRNCSGLSNDNEYSYLQLDNNSKQPQQDQGCYISGSEETFMKHGKEEPQKIFHRFFDEWPPKSSRNSWLDLDDKSSTTQLSISIPTSSHDFTTFSSTNQRDG